One part of the Glycine soja cultivar W05 chromosome 11, ASM419377v2, whole genome shotgun sequence genome encodes these proteins:
- the LOC114374858 gene encoding pentatricopeptide repeat-containing protein At4g37170: MKTITKAREFRCIEYLSSLRRSFSFSSSSSSHSRHFQFRNDKRNHLNPKDLVSEDNKFEEAVDVLCQQKRVKEAVELLHRTDHRPSARVYSTLIAACVRHRALELGRRVHAHTKASNFVPGVFISNRLLDMYAKCGSLVDAQMLFDEMGHRDLCSWNTMIVGYAKLGRLEQARKLFDEMPQRDNFSWNAAISGYVTHNQPREALELFRVMQRHERSSSNKFTLSSALAASAAIPCLRLGKEIHGYLIRTELNLDEVVWSALLDLYGKCGSLDEARGIFDQMKDRDVVSWTTMIHRCFEDGRREEGFLLFRDLMQSGVRPNEYTFAGVLNACADHAAEHLGKEVHGYMMHAGYDPGSFAISALVHMYSKCGNTRVARRVFNEMHQPDLVSWTSLIVGYAQNGQPDEALHFFELLLQSGTKPDQVTFVGVLSACTHAGLVDKGLEYFHSIKEKHGLMHTADHYACVIDLLARSGRFKEAENIIDNMPVKPDKFLWASLLGGCRIHGNLELAKRAAKALYEIEPENPATYITLANIYANAGLWSEVANVRKDMDNMGIVKKPGKSWIEIKRQVHVFLVGDTSHPKTSDIHEFLGKLSKKIKEEGYVPDTNFVLHDVEEEQKEQNLVYHSEKLAVAFGIISTPPGTPIKVFKNLRTCVDCHTAIKYISKIVQRKITVRDSNRFHCFEDGSCSCKDYW; encoded by the coding sequence ATGAAGACTATAACAAAGGCTAGGGAGTTTCGATGCATTGAGTACTTATCTTCATTGCGGAGaagtttttccttttcctcttcctcttcctcccaTTCTCGTCACTTTCAATTTCGCAATGATAAACGGAATCATCTGAACCCCAAAGACCTTGTCAGCGAGGATAACAAATTTGAAGAAGCCGTTGATGTTTTATGTCAGCAAAAGCGCGTCAAGGAAGCGGTTGAATTGCTCCATCGTACTGATCATCGACCCTCCGCGCGCGTGTACTCCACCCTCATTGCCGCTTGCGTTCGTCACCGCGCTCTTGAACTGGGTAGGAGGGTCCATGCCCACACTAAAGCTTCTAACTTTGTTCCAGGGGTTTTCATTTCTAACCGTTTGCTTGATATGTATGCCAAATGTGGGAGCCTCGTGGATGCCCAGATGCTGTTTGATGAAATGGGTCACAGGGATTTGTGTTCTTGGAATACCATGATAGTTGGTTATGCCAAACTTGGTCGCCTTGAACAAGCTAGGAAACTGTTTGATGAAATGCCCCAGAGAGATAACTTTTCTTGGAATGCTGCAATATCTGGTTATGTCACCCATAATCAGCCTCGGGAGGCTCTGGAGCTGTTTAGAGTGATGCAGAGGCATGAGAGATCGAGTTCAAATAAGTTTACCTTGTCCAGTGCCTTGGCTGCTTCTGCTGCCATTCCTTGCTTACGTCTTGGGAAGGAAATTCACGGCTACTTAATAAGAACTGAGTTGAACTTGGATGAAGTCGTTTGGAGTGCTCTGTTGGATTTGTATGGCAAGTGTGGGAGTTTAGATGAAGCTAGGGGAATTTTTGACCAGATGAAGGACAGAGATGTTGTTTCATGGACTACCATGATTCATAGATGCTTTGAAGATGGAAGAAGAGAAGAGGGGTTTTTGTTATTCAGAGACTTGATGCAGTCAGGTGTTAGACCAAATGAGTATACGTTTGCTGGAGTTCTAAATGCATGTGCTGACCATGCTGCTGAACACCTGGGAAAGGAGGTTCATGGGTACATGATGCACGCAGGGTATGACCCCGGTTCATTTGCTATAAGTGCCCTTGTTCATATGTACTCAAAGTGTGGGAACACTAGAGTTGCAAGAAGGGTGTTCAACGAGATGCATCAGCCTGATTTGGTATCATGGACTTCTCTAATTGTTGGGTATGCTCAAAATGGTCAACCAGATGAAGCACTTCATTTCTTTGAATTACTACTCCAATCAGGTACCAAGCCTGATCAAGTAACCTTCGTTGGTGTCCTTTCAGCTTGTACTCATGCTGGATTAGTGGATAAAGGGTTAGAATATTTCCATTCAATAAAGGAGAAACATGGATTGATGCATACTGCTGATCATTATGCATGTGTTATTGATTTATTGGCAAGATCTGGCCGATTCAAAGAGGCAGAGAATATCATTGATAACATGCCCGTAAAGCCTGATAAATTCCTTTGGGCATCCTTACTTGGAGGATGTAGAATACATGGGAACCTTGAATTGGCTAAAAGAGCAGCAAAAGCATTATATGAGATAGAGCCCGAGAATCCAGCTACCTATATCACTCTGGCTAATATTTATGCTAATGCTGGTCTATGGAGCGAGGTAGCCAATGTTAGAAAGGATATGGACAATATGGGGATAGTGAAGAAGCCAGGTAAGAGCTGGATTGAAATTAAAAGACAAGTGCATGTGTTCTTAGTAGGAGATACATCCCACCCAAAAACAAGTGATATACATGAATTCCTAGGAAAACTctcaaagaaaataaaggaagaaGGCTATGTTCCTGACACGAACTTTGTGCTACATGATGTGGAGGAGGAGCAGAAAGAGCAAAATCTTGTTTACCACAGTGAGAAGCTTGCTGTTGCCTTTGGAATAATTTCAACTCCCCCAGGAACTCCAATCaaggtttttaaaaatttaagaacttGTGTAGACTGTCACACCGCCATCAAATATATATCAAAGATTGTTCAAAGAAAGATAACAGTGAGAGATTCAAATAGGTTTCATTGTTTTGAGGATGGAAGCTGCTCGTGTAAAGACTATTGGTAG
- the LOC114375163 gene encoding UDP-galactose/UDP-glucose transporter 5-like isoform X2, whose amino-acid sequence MAESSTSSPVSVDSIPRDNDKFWKGSFTVAGIMEKIMRVPYGTEKEYFKHSLFLVFCNRITTSAVSAGSLLASKKVLDPVAPIYKYCLISVSNILTTTCQYEALKYVSFPVQTLAKCAKMIPVMVWGALIMQKRYQGPDYLLAFLVTLGCSAFILYPAGTDMSPYSRGRENTVWGILLMVGYLGFDGFTSTFQDKLFRGYDMEIHNQIFYTTLCSCVLSLTGLILQGHLIPAIEFVYHHHDCFFDIALLSTVATISQFFISYTIRTFGALTFATIMTTRQLVSIMLSCVWFAHPLSWEQWIGAVIVFGSLYGKSFSRKMPQKTTPSIALVQNGDPNNLKDNL is encoded by the exons ATGGCGGAATCATCCACTAGTTCTCCTGTTTCAGTTGATTCCATTCCCAGAGACAATGATAAGTTCTGGAAAGGGTCATTTACTGTCGCCGGAATCATG GAAAAGATCATGAGAGTGCCGTATGGGACAGAAAAGGAGTATTTCAAGCATTCACTGTTTCTTGTTTTCTGCAACCGCATCACAACATCTGCTGTTTCTGCTGGTTCTTTGCTG GCAAGTAAAAAAGTGTTGGACCCGGTAGCTCCCATTTATAAGTACTGCCTTATCTCGGTTTCAAACATACTAACTACAACTTGCCAGTATGAG GCCCTCAAATATGTTAGTTTTCCTGTTCAGACCCTTGCAAAATGTGCAAAAATGATACCAGTTATG GTCTGGGGTGCCCTCATTATGCAGAAGAGATACCAGGGACCTGACTATTTGTTGGCTTTTTTAGTTACCCTTGGCTGCTCAGCATTTATCCTATATCCG gcAGGAACAGACATGAGTCCTTACAGTAGAGGAAGGGAAAATACAGTTTGGGGCATTCTCCTAATGGTTGGCTATCTTGG GTTTGATGGATTTACAAGCACATTCCAAGATAAGTTGTTTAGAGGCTATGACATGGAGATACATAATCAGATATTTTACACAACATTGTGCTCTTGTGTTCTTAGCCTGACAG gtCTTATCTTACAAGGACATTTAATACCAGCTATAGAATTTGTTTATCACCATCATGATTGTTTCTTTGACATAGCATTGCTTTCGACT GTTGCCACAAttagtcaattttttatttcatacacAATTCGCACCTTCGGTGCTCTGACATTTGCAACCATAATGACCACAAGACAG TTGGTGAGCATTATGCTGTCATGTGTGTGGTTTGCCCATCCTCTTAGCTGGGAACAGTGGATTGGAGCT GTCATTGTCTTTGGCTCCCTTTATGGAAAAAGCTTCTCGAGGAAAATGCCTCAGAAGACAACCCCCTCTATAGCACTTGTTCAAAATGGGGATCCAAATAATTTGAAGGACAATCTGTGA
- the LOC114375163 gene encoding UDP-galactose/UDP-glucose transporter 5-like isoform X1, translating to MAESSTSSPVSVDSIPRDNDKFWKGSFTVAGIMVTLVTYGLLQEKIMRVPYGTEKEYFKHSLFLVFCNRITTSAVSAGSLLASKKVLDPVAPIYKYCLISVSNILTTTCQYEALKYVSFPVQTLAKCAKMIPVMVWGALIMQKRYQGPDYLLAFLVTLGCSAFILYPAGTDMSPYSRGRENTVWGILLMVGYLGFDGFTSTFQDKLFRGYDMEIHNQIFYTTLCSCVLSLTGLILQGHLIPAIEFVYHHHDCFFDIALLSTVATISQFFISYTIRTFGALTFATIMTTRQLVSIMLSCVWFAHPLSWEQWIGAVIVFGSLYGKSFSRKMPQKTTPSIALVQNGDPNNLKDNL from the exons ATGGCGGAATCATCCACTAGTTCTCCTGTTTCAGTTGATTCCATTCCCAGAGACAATGATAAGTTCTGGAAAGGGTCATTTACTGTCGCCGGAATCATGGTTACTCTCGTCACCTATGGTCTCTTGcag GAAAAGATCATGAGAGTGCCGTATGGGACAGAAAAGGAGTATTTCAAGCATTCACTGTTTCTTGTTTTCTGCAACCGCATCACAACATCTGCTGTTTCTGCTGGTTCTTTGCTG GCAAGTAAAAAAGTGTTGGACCCGGTAGCTCCCATTTATAAGTACTGCCTTATCTCGGTTTCAAACATACTAACTACAACTTGCCAGTATGAG GCCCTCAAATATGTTAGTTTTCCTGTTCAGACCCTTGCAAAATGTGCAAAAATGATACCAGTTATG GTCTGGGGTGCCCTCATTATGCAGAAGAGATACCAGGGACCTGACTATTTGTTGGCTTTTTTAGTTACCCTTGGCTGCTCAGCATTTATCCTATATCCG gcAGGAACAGACATGAGTCCTTACAGTAGAGGAAGGGAAAATACAGTTTGGGGCATTCTCCTAATGGTTGGCTATCTTGG GTTTGATGGATTTACAAGCACATTCCAAGATAAGTTGTTTAGAGGCTATGACATGGAGATACATAATCAGATATTTTACACAACATTGTGCTCTTGTGTTCTTAGCCTGACAG gtCTTATCTTACAAGGACATTTAATACCAGCTATAGAATTTGTTTATCACCATCATGATTGTTTCTTTGACATAGCATTGCTTTCGACT GTTGCCACAAttagtcaattttttatttcatacacAATTCGCACCTTCGGTGCTCTGACATTTGCAACCATAATGACCACAAGACAG TTGGTGAGCATTATGCTGTCATGTGTGTGGTTTGCCCATCCTCTTAGCTGGGAACAGTGGATTGGAGCT GTCATTGTCTTTGGCTCCCTTTATGGAAAAAGCTTCTCGAGGAAAATGCCTCAGAAGACAACCCCCTCTATAGCACTTGTTCAAAATGGGGATCCAAATAATTTGAAGGACAATCTGTGA
- the LOC114377100 gene encoding 60S ribosomal protein L23a-like yields the protein MAPKADSSKKADPKAQALKTAKAVKSGANFKKKTKKIRTSVTFHRPRTLKKDRNPKYPRISAPPRNKLDHYQILKFPLTTESAMKKIEDNNTLVFIVDLRADKKKIKDAVKKMYDIQAKKVNTLIRPDGTKKAYVRLTPDYDALDVANKIGII from the exons ATGGCTCCCAAAG CTGATAGTTCAAAGAAGGCTGATCCAAAGGCACAGGCCTTGAAAACTGCCAAGGCAGTTAAGTCCGGTGCTAACTTTaagaagaagaccaagaagatCCGAACATCTGTTACCTTCCATCGACCAAGGACTTTGAAAAAGGATAGGAACCCCAAATATCCACGCATTAGTGCTCCACCCAGGAACAAGCTTGATCACTATCAGATATTGAAGTTTCCTCTCACGACTGAGTCTGCAATGAAGAAGATTGAAGACAACAACACTTTGGTTTTCATTGTTGACTTGCGGGCCGACAAGAAGAAGATCAAGGATGCAGTCAAGAAGATGTATGATATTCAGGCCAAGAAAGTAAACACCTTGATCAG GCCTGATGGAACCAAGAAGGCCTATGTCAGGTTGACACCTGATTATGACGCCCTGGATGTGGCCAACAAGATTGGAATTATCTAA
- the LOC114373394 gene encoding RING-H2 finger protein ATL54-like encodes MVSEWKKLMLFLCSNSGRNRVEGQFVEETIPNEYSIQFPSVNLESCVINSLPVSQFKKDEVEGEHMPVNADCAICLGEFEEGEWLKLLPNCTHGFHASCIDTWFRSHSNCPLCRAYVSHADTQECSVSLYTLLETSRSQDFSTETTAYFQSPENLEITHHSCPD; translated from the coding sequence ATGGTGAGTGAGTGGAAAAAACTTATGCTTTTTTTGTGTTCAAACTCTGGTAGAAACAGGGTTGAAGGCCAATTTGTTGAGGAAACAATTCCTAATGAGTATTCTATTCAGTTTCCAAGCGTTAACTTGGAGTCATGTGTGATAAACTCTCTTCCGGTGTCTCAGTTTAAGAAAGATGAGGTTGAGGGGGAACATATGCCAGTTAATGCGGACTGTGCCATTTGTTTGGGAGAATTTGAAGAAGGGGAATGGCTCAAACTTCTTCCTAATTGCACCCACGGCTTCCATGCTTCCTGCATTGACACCTGGTTTCGCTCTCATTCTAATTGCCCTCTTTGCAGAGCTTATGTTAGTCACGCTGACACACAAGAGTGTTCTGTTTCTTTGTACACGCTGCTAGAAACTTCCAGGAGCCAAGACTTCTCCACTGAAACCACTGCGTATTTCCAATCCCCTGAAAATTTGGAGATCACACATCACTCCTGTCCTGATTAA
- the LOC114375209 gene encoding uncharacterized protein LOC114375209, whose translation MENHSDSIFSYHESCDELRQKLLATTLELKTMENVKRELLNLLKMAYQERDEAREELQKLEAREELQKLVTKLTPSILFEVPSMMMIHAQTKANSSITESNSTSHVSSSVDSLLEAFSPQEFSNMNNNNIVESHNLGGYYLKQPSVQNMNMSVLSQKRTCDAGDQVIEYMAKGKVLPQKGNLLKAVMDAGPVLQTLHVAGPLPTWRNPPPLQNIKIPPLNVQDFVASNNNNNVNTLRKPMLAPSHYSTQPSMLNNSFQMASNANCKNLAPSRIPQSNQHLLRN comes from the exons ATGGAAAATCACTCGGATTCCATATTCAGTTATCACGAG AGTTGTGATGAGTTGAGGCAAAAGCTTTTGGCCACCACACTGGAACTGAAGACCATGGAGAACGTGAAGAGGGAACtgttgaatctgctgaagatggCATACCAAGAGAGAGACGAAGCAAGAGAAGAGCTTCAAAAACTCGAAGCAAGAGAAGAGCTTCAAAAACTCGTTACAAAACTAACACCCTCGATTTTGTTCGAAGTTCCTTCCATGATGATGATTCATGCGCAAACCAAGGCAAACTCGAGCATCACCGAATCCAACAGCACCTCGCACGTTTCCTCCTCCGTAGATTCCCTTCTCGAGGCATTTTCTCCTCAGGAATTCTCCAacatgaacaacaacaacattgtCGAGTCCCACAACTTGGGTGGTTATTATCTGAAACAACCTTCTGTTCAAAACATGAACATGAGTGTCTTGTCTCAAAAGCGCACGTGTGATGCTGGGGACCAAGTGATTGAATACATGGCTAAGGGAAAAGTGTTGCCTCAAAAGGGTAATCTCCTTAAGGCTGTGATGGACGCGGGTCCTGTGCTTCAGACACTCCATGTTGCGGGGCCACTTCCCACGTGGCGAAATCCCCCTCCTTTGCAGAACATAAAGATTCCACCTCTCAATGTTCAAGACTTTGTTGcttccaataataataataatgtgaatACACTTCGGAAGCCAATGCTTGCACCCTCTCATTATTCTACACAGCCTTCCATGCTCAACAATTCATTCCAGATGGCTTCAAATGCTAATTGCAAAAACCTTGCACCATCGAGGATTCCACAAAGCAATCAGCATCTTCTACGAAACTAG